From the Gossypium hirsutum isolate 1008001.06 chromosome A02, Gossypium_hirsutum_v2.1, whole genome shotgun sequence genome, the window agggcaaaatgggaaattttgcaaattaaacatataaaacaagacaaatttgaaaaatctagagatatcatcatttttcttcagcaaaaacgccatgggaggtctgaagctgctggtttttcatactttgacatatgtgagttcaattcttacccttttctttgagatttttatgtttttgtgacttttacaattaggtccaagtgtttaattcattagtttttgattttatgaacaaaattaaaagctataaatgataagttttggctgtttatgatgaaataaaatgaatttgaagctttgattttgttttttgatgattttatcaagtaatttcaatagaaattgattttaggacctaattgtgaaaaagttgtgaattaaggtttagagttaaaatgatgattttcaaaggttgtgtaatagtttataatgatggaataaaatgttaattgagaaaaattagcttaatagatgggctaattgagcaaggactgaattgtatgacctttgaaatttagaggaaaaatggtaataaacatcttgaactaaaacaatattggacagcagaagtagactaactttgaaaaatcaccataaattgtaaaaattgaattataagatgaataaaatatgaaattaaagcttattgagtctagtttttcatagaagaaacagtgtaagcaatggatttgtaaattatgagatataatgaattttgtgagacaaggctagaatgaattcgggttctcctgttttaactttgaaaaatcaccaaaaattggataaaattaattagagtctcaaatttatattcttagaatccttaatgagtctattttcaatagaaatcaatgggaacattatccgagttttgtactatgatataattaatttttagtgaagagaggtcagaactgttggataatgaaacaggggaaacttaaatgaataaactgtactaattggctaaaccaaaaattcttaaaattttatggtggaatgatatgtgagtctagttttagggaaaatttacggatcttaattttgagctctgtagctctaattataaataattgagtgactatgactcgtgtgaacagattgatgtgagtattaataagtaaattgtgaaatcgtacttacaagaatgttatatacattaaggatgtggaatggagaggaggaggaggaaaaatatatatgaattttcagttagcatggctaatttgcatgttttaagctaatggactaaattgaataagagtaaaactttagggggtaattttgtaaaaatattaaaaatgactaaattgaagagaagaaattgttttattatataaattaataaattgaatgaaattatcaatttaagattgggtgaaatttgggaaaatggtaaattaccaatatgcccctaaatcttggtatttctgcaatttagtcaggtaggttcggataccctgaatgagcatgtaaatatgaaaatttaatatcgtatcgtattttatatgatattttgaattgaatatatgaaaaggatgttacatgaaacatgaaaatgaatactaaataatataaattaattgaaattattctgaaaatttcggtaatgcctcgtatcctatcccggtctcaggtacgggtatggggtattacattataaagatttgaattttataaaaccacatttcgAAAGTCAAATGGAAGACGATGAATGAGGTAATATGCATCTACGAGATGTGATCAACTAACgtactaataattaaaaatagctaACCTAAAAGCGTAATCCGATCGCAATAATACATGGAGAATAGCTACTATGAAACAATGAATAAATGGATAATGCCACGATAACATACATGGGAAATAAAATGATTAACATTAGATATACGAAACAAAATGCAAATTAAAGAAGCAATGTGGCATAAAATCATTCTAAGGTAACGACGAATAAAATGGTACTTAAAACGTGGATTGACAAATTTGTGCATATACAAGAACTAAggctagatatatatattttttttgaaatggatgTTAAGGAATGAAAATTCGAATCAAGCTGCATGTAAAAACATTTTAATCACAAATGCGTTTAAAAGTTGACAAAGTACATGGTTGtccaaataatatatataatatagaaaataataGTGAAGATACATACAACAAGACATAACATacaaaatagatttataaaacatatgtacatgtaagtttattgtaaaaaaaaaaaagacatgaaattaatAATAAGATATACGAATTTTTTAAATAGTCCAAAAATTATACACACCCCtacattaaaacatttgaatgatAGGATACATAAAGAACCAAAGCGATGTAATATaaagaaacataaaataataataataattttaattgaaagagtttctaaaattatttcataTGTATGAAGATAAGGTTTGGTAAATCACAAAGAAAAGGTAttttaacataaaagaaaatctaTTACAATAAGTgttaatacgtatatatatacatgtaaatcTAAGAGTAAATACATACAAATCTTcactaaaatattaataacatGTTTAGATTTAATAATGTATATATCGGATATAAATGTCTATAAACATATACGTACATAAAGATAATTTAGGAGATGTGTTATATAGGATTGTgtaataaaatacaataataagTTTAAGAAACATATGAGTAAAATAGCATAAGGCaaacaatgtatatatatatatatatatgaagtaaAATTAACTCAAATATAAGGTAAAATATACGTATATGATGGCATGAAAGAAATGAACATTTGAAGTATATTAAATGTAATATTAACATTacgcaaagaaaaaagaaaatcacaatgaAAAGGGTAACAATTACCAAAGACATTTAAACAATACAAATAACTGATTAGAAATAAAATGGATTATAAAACAATTAAGACTTAATTAAAAATGAACTAAAACAGAGGGGATAATtcgaaaataaacaaaaatgataATAGGGACCAGTATGCCACGCACGTAAGTGCATAGGGGCTCAAACTGGAAATAATCTAGGCCCTACAGCACTGCGTTTAAGCGCAGATTCGATTGCAAGTGAACACAAATGATAGGGcgaatttaaaaaacaaaagaaatacaaAAGTAGTTGATTGAAATACATCTCAAAATAGGAGGGACTTATGTTGAAAATATCCCCTCACCGCAAAAACGAGCGGATCCCAGGGGTCGGGCGTCGGGTCGGGTCAAATGGGCttatacgacgccgttttgaggcCGTGGGGACAAAGCCTTAAACAACGTCGTTCTCACGCGCGTTTCATCAGACTTTCAATGCTCCAAACCCTAACCCTTTTTCCATCAGCCGCTTAcatgaggaaaataaaaaaaaaagatctaCACTTCTCCCTTCAATATTAGGCCGACCGATGGTTACCCATGATTGTTCATCTGCCTCTCACTTCGACTCCCTGGAACGGTCGATCAAGGTTTTATTGAACCAAGGAGATTCATGGGTCTCGCTTACCAGCCCCAAATCGCCACTGTGTTTCGATGGTGGCGAAACAAGCGGAAACTCGAAGGCTTCGGAACGCAGGTAAGCTTCatcacttttcttttttcttgttgaTGATGAAGTAACAGAGGACTCGAGTAGATAAAAAAAACAGGAAGAGCAGAGAGTTTAaaaaaagagaagggaaaatCACCTTCTTTTCGTCTATTGCTTTTTCTTGCTTTGCTATTGCATATGTTTTCAGTATCTTTTCAAAAGGGGAACCCCTTCTTACAATTGAAAcaaaggctttatagccgaaaagaaaagagagaaaaccaaaaggaaaaaataaaaaatcgaaatACAAATTTCATTCCTCTCTCtttgctattttttttgtttgtttgtattTGCTGTGCGTTTGTATGTTTTTGCAGGTACGGGGCATGTGTACGAGGGCTGGGCGCTGGCGCTGGAGGGTACGGAGACTGGGGCGATGTAGCTGCTGAGGCGCTGGCACCGTGCGGGGTCTGGAGGCTGCAGAGGGCTGCGGCGCAAACAAGGGAGGGATGACCTAGGGTTGCTGAAAccttttgggccatttgggctcaTTTTTAGTATTGGGCCATCAGATTTGGGCTAGAGGGACTGTTTTGCATATTTGGGTTTGTAATAGGACATTATTGGCCATGTAATATTTGTTGGgtttttaattgtatttatttaattacttggTTCGTTTGTAACGGGCCCGGGCATATTTGGCCCACTACAATTCTTTTATACTGAAATCAGTCAAATTAACGTTAACCAATgcttattttattacaatttgagttttaataaaaaaaatattggactcaaatataaatttaaataataaaaattcatttaaaattaatacaATATGTAAACAAAGCACAGCAGTGATATTAGACATGTActgtaataaaatatatgaaaatgatgaCACGTTGTTTACACTCAAAAACTTTTTTAATTGTAAGTTTTAGGTATAaaaaagacatggcattggcacatGCTACTCATcccaaaacccaaaacccaataCCCAATCCCTACTGCAGAGCTCTACAACAAAAAAGGTAAGATAATAGCATTGACTAACCTAATTGAGTTGACCTCTGTTTACCATAAGCGACCCTCTGCATCTGCCACTTCCTCAATCTTTATCTTTCTTTACTAGTATTCTTGCTTTCCCAGTCAATCTTTGCTCCCAAAATCaaccttttcctttctttatatTGCTTGGGGAAGGTGAAATGGAGGAGTCTAACAATTATGGCCACCAACATCCCCTGCTTCTTATCTTGAATCAAGAGCAGATGATCCACAATCAAAGCGGTGTAACTGATTGCTCCAGGTGTGGGGAGAAGGTCTCTGCTCCATGTTTTTGCTGTGCGGAGCTCTGTGGGTTTTATCTTCACAAGGTATGTGCCGACGCACCTTTGGAGCTTAATCATCCTTTTCATCACGATCATCCTCTTCTTCTTATGGATTCACATCTTATTACAAAACCGAATTATTCATCAGGGTTCAACTGTGATTTTTGTGATGAAGAGGATAATAAGTTTGTTTATCACTGCTCTTGTTGTGAATTGGACTTACATATTAAATGTGCtttgtttacatttaatattgcTGAGAATAATTTGAAAGAGCTGGACCATGTTGCCCTTCAACATCCTTTGATTTCCACTGAAAATGGTGATGAAGAACTTGAAGATTATATTGAGTGCTTTGGGTGTAGGGAACCATTAGCAAAGTATACACACTTTTCTCGTGACTGTGGATTTAATTTACATGAGAAATGCGCCGAGCTTCCTTTCAGACTGAATCTTGTGTGCCATCAAGAACATCCTCTTGTTCTACAATTTTATAGCGAACAGCTTTCTTGCAAGATATGCTGCCTCGAAACAAGGCGAATAGGATTTGTTTATGGTTGTTCTCCTTGCAAGTTTGTTGTTCACGTTGAATGTGCATCGCAATCACCATTACATACAAATCATGAACATCCATTTACCTTGTTTAACGGGCATCAACATCCCTTGTTTCTTATGTTGAATCAAGAGCAGCTGATGGACAATCAAAAGGGTGTAACTGATTGTTCGATGTGTGGGGAGAAGGTGTCTGCTCCATGTTTTTGCTGTGCGGAGCACTGTGGGTTTTATCTTCACAAGGTATGTGCCAAGGCACCTTTGGAGCTTAATCACCCTTTTCATCTCAACCATCCTCTTCTTATGCAAAATGCACCTTATTCATCCGGAATGTACATTTGCAATTTTTGCAATAAATCTGGTCACAAGTCTGTTTATCGCTGCTCTTCTTGTGAATTGGACTTTCATATTAAATGTGCtttgtttacatttaatattgcTGAGAATAATTTGAAAGAGCTTGAGCATGTTGCCCTTCAACATCCATTGATTCCCACTGAAAATGGTGATGAAAAACTTAAAGATGTTTCTAACTGCTTTGGGTGCCGGGAACCATTAGCAAATTATACACGCTTTTCTCCTTTCCGTGGATTTAACTTACATGAGAAATGCACTGAGATTCCTTTCAAATTGAATCATGTGTGGCATCGCAAGCATCCTCTTGTCCTACAATTTAATAGCGAACGGCTCTCTTGCAAGATATGCTGCCAGGTAACAATGCGAAGAGGATTTGTTTATGGTTGTTCTCCTTGTAAGTTTGTTGTTCACATTGAATGTGCATCACAATCACCATTACAAGTTATTAAGAGTACAAATCATGAACATCCATTCACCTTGTTGTTAAGACAGGTTCCATTCACATGTGATGGGTGTGGCACTGAAGGAAATCATGTTGCCTATACATGTGGTATATGCAACATTATAATCCATAAAAATTGCATTTCATTGCCTCTCATTATCAAAAGTAAGTGGCATGACCATCACCTTCTTCACACATATTTCCATCATATTGaagattttagggttttgaaTTGCCTAAGATGCCATGATGAAGTCAATACAGAGCATGGTAGTTACTATTGTTCAAAGTGCAATGGTATATTCCACGTGAAGTGTGCATTGAAGGATAAAGATTCATATGAAATAGTAGAAAATGAAGATGAGACTGAGATGCCCAATGAAAGTTCCATCATTGTTATTGAGAGCAACGATGCTGGAGAAGCTACAAAAATAAAGCATTTCAAGCATATGCATAATCTAATGTCAGGTCCCTTTGTTGGAGGATATGAAAATAGTTGCGACGGGTGTATGTTGCCAATCTCGGATCCGTTTTACTACTGTTCAGAAtgtgttttttttcttcataAAGCGTGTGCCGAGTTACCTAAGATGAAGAATGTTTGGCATCATGATTGCAAAGAGCCTCTAGCCCTTATTTCTGACAAAGCTTTTGTGTGTCAACTATGTTGGCACATATCTAATGCCTTTGCTTATGAATGTTGTGGATGTAAGAGAAAAACTTGTCTCCGATGTGTGATTGCTCTTACTCCTGGTGCTCGAACATGTTTGAAACATGAACACCCCCTCTTTTACTACACAAAGCACAATGGGAAATGCAATGCTTGTGGTATGACTAGACATTGGGGTATGGCTATACAGGGGGCATTCTGTTGTAAGGATTGCGATTTTGTGCTACATCTTCGTTGTTTTTCACTTCCAATTACAGCTCGTCACAAATGCGATGAGCATCTTCTTTCACTCACTCATCATGATGATAACAGTTATTCAGAACATCATTATTGTGATATCTGTGAAGGAAGTCGAGATCCAAATTATTGGTTTTATAATTGTGCAACATGTGATACTTCTGCTCATGTTTATTGTGTTCTTAGACAATATCCATTCCTCAAACTCCGGAGCATTTACGAAGAAAATGATCATCCACACCCACTCACCTTTGTGAAGAAGAAGTATTATTACCCAGATTGTGATAAATGCGGTAAGCCTTGTGAAGGTATGGCTCTTGAATGCTCAAAGTCAGAATGCAAATATATTGTTCACTGGCATTGTGTAAGATCCATTTCTCTATGGGATTGATGAGTGTGGTACAAGCGGTAATTCAGATGTAATCATGTTTGAAACCTACCACTTCGTTTGCAGGAAAACTCAAGACTAGAAAACAGGGTTTAATCTTTTCCCTGTTACTTGTGATATTAGTTATTGTTGTAACTGTAATTTGGTTTTTCCaactttttaagttttaaataaatGTCATGTAAAAACTTGGAGGTGAAAGTTGTGAGGTTTGATTATTGATTTTAGAATTTCTTATAATTTGGGAGTGTGACTGTGCTTACAATAATAAAAGCGTtgtttctctttgtttttttatataacccttttctgaaataatttctctGTTGCTGCAACAAAATTACGTTTAACGTTTAGCTCTATGTATTTGATAAAGAAACGAAGGACGTGTCTCCTTCAAAAAACCAAACATGTCTTTTAATGATATATTTcgcatattaaaattttattgcaGAATTTATGAAGCTTCATCATACCTTAACCCTATTATTGCCTTACCatataattttgaaaacaaaagatTCAACAGCCTCCCTAATCTTTCAATCTACCTTCTGTAACAGATAAACTGAAATTGCTACAGTCCCAAGTAAAATTGAAGGATTAGTTcattttttccataaaaaatacatattaagaCAAAAAAGAAAATGCAAAGCCGAGAAAGGTCATCATCCACACAATTTCACAACAGCTCAAACCAGTAATCAATGGAAGGAGTGATTATGGCCCAAACACTGCAATAGCTTAACCAAGAATGAcaataatatgaataataaacaTGGTTCCCGTCTCCAAACACAAATGAGTGACACTACTGCTTCTACTTTGGGATTCCATTCCGCACACCTAatgttttagttattttccaTCTCTTTTTTACTCTCTTATCTGGGATGGTGTTGGAGTTTAGAGAAGTTGAGAGAACAAAAtacagagaaaacaaagaaaattactTAGCGGAATTTTTTTGACTGCTATCAAATTTTCTCATATGCTTTTCATTCAACAAGAAATACAATATATATAGGGGTGTAGTGGTTACAAGAAAGTCAACAAACCCCACTAATACACtttgaaaatacaaaaatatagcTTGTACATAAACTGATTAGGTAAAAGTCAATAGCTAATAAACATCAAATCAACACTAACTCTGCTTATCTAACAAGTGATCTTAGCAAGCactaatacaaaaatcatcatcaGCATATGCAAACCTTTCTTGAAATACGTCAGGTGGTTTGCCAACAACACATAACAGCTCACACTCTGATAAGCTCGCAACTTCAATTGAGCTTGCACTTTTGGTTGAGTCTGCAGCTTTGATGAGCTCGCAAATGTAGAGCTTGTAGGTGTAGAGCTCACAACTTCAAGTGAGCTCGCAGCTTCGTAGGAAGAGTTTGCCATTGCAGAAATGAACACTTCGCAACACTCCTCCCAATTCATGGGATTAAGATATGATTTAAACAAATATCTTAAAATTATCCAAACTCAAGtgtcaaattcaaataaaaatccaaaatgaCTCGAATCAGTATACTCAATGACCCAGACTCGAAAAGTTGATCCTACTAATATGAATCCATATCCGACCAACCTAGTTTGACcataaaaattaacaatttaaatcAGAAATAACAATAATACAAAATGATTTAAACCAGTCCGAATCCCAAACCCAAGATTCTTCAAAttctcaaatttaaaatattcaaatcaTTTTGGTTTGGGTTAGTTTCACATTCAGATCAATTTCAATTTAGGATCTTTTCAAATTTGATCATTTTAGACTCATATTGAATGGTGTTGGATTATTTTTTTAGTCAAACAGGGTTTTAAAATTTCTGGATCATTTTAGTTATGGTTAGTTGCAAGTTCAAATCATTTTACGTTCAAGTCATTCGGTTTTGGATAATTTCGGGCTTATATTGAACGGTgctggaaaaaaaaaattagtcaaatcgagtttaaaatttccaaatcatTTTGGTTCAGGTTAGTTTCAGGTTCAAATCAATTTCGGATTTGATCATTTTGGGCTCATATTGAACGGTGTTGGGTTAtcttttttagtcaaatcagtTTTAAAATTTCCGGATCATTTTGATTCGGGTTAGTTTCAAGTTTAAATCAATTCCGATTTCAAATTTGATCATTTCAGGTTCATATAGAACGGTGTtggattattttttaatcaaaacgGGATTAGAATTTCCAGGTTTCGAATTTGACCATTTCAGGTTCATATGGAACCgtgttggattttttttaatcaaatcaagttttaaaattttcggATCATTTTGGTTCAAGTTAATTTTCGGTTCAAATCAAATTCGATTTCAGATCATTTCGAGCTCATATGTTACTATGttggattatttttttaatcaaatcaaaccatatataatttgtattcaatttgataaaatcgaatttctaaattcaaatcaaaattaacctatcacatcaatcacaatttttaaaaaaaaactaaactgaatcaaatcaaaatcaacCTCAAATATCTCTCCTTTAAATTACAAGCCACTTTGTAAATCTAGATCTCTCTCCATAGTAATCGTTACCAAGTAAAATGGCGACGGGTGGCATGGATGAAGCTAGCAACATGAAGGTGGTACTGAAACACTATGCATATGGTTCAGCACAAGAAACTGATATGCATTTGACAGCCAGAAACATCAAACTCAAAGTACCAAAGGATTCTAATTCCATCATCCTCAAATCTCTCATGCGATCCCTACATAATCTTCAAAGGTTCAGCCGTTCTCTCATGCGATTCTTTGCAATATAGAAATAAAGGTGTGAAGAGCTTCAAAGATAATTTAGAGTCCAATGAGGGGGCAGGGGCTCTCcccacccctaacccctaaaatGAGAATTTATTGCTTTAAActcctcaaaatttataaaatcttagGTTAATATAGTTTGGCCCTCCAAAAATGCTAGAATTTTGGTTTAATTCTCTATGAAACTGTAATTTagcttttataaaaatatataatttaatttgggcCTCCTCTACAAAAAATAATTAGAGCAGGCACTGATTAAATTACTTTTAGACTCcttggaaaatcataaaattataaattaatatagtgataaatttatcttttaacatctccaaataatttataattcaattctagtcctctaaaatttttgaattataaaaagGAGGGCAAAGTCTTAATAGCAACGCGACTAGCGCGACTCAAACCCAAGCCACACCTGTGACGATTAACATTTTGCCCATCAGGCCAACATACAAGATTCTTTTTACACTAGATTCTTTAATTTCATTGCAATAAGTGAACCAAATAATAACACttgatcaaaatattttaaaattaaattcatttaacTTCATTTTTAATGTTATGTAATCACCGATAGTGTCGGTATGCATATTATTAGTAATTCAGATACACACGGACTAATTTTAGCTCGAATTTGCAGCCTATAACTGGATATGGAGTGGCTAAAGTTTTGGATTCAGCACATCCTGGCTTTGCAAAGGATGATTTGGTGTGGGGAATAACTGGTTGGGAAGAGTATAGCCTAATTTCAGACCctaaaaatttctttaaaatccAACAGACCAATGTTCTTCTTTCCTACTATGCTGGAATTCTTGGTAACTATCAATTCTATTCTATCTTAGGTTAAGGTTGTTCGGGATTGAATTGCTCCTAATTACTGGAATTAAGGGTCCATCATTTTACCAACAGATCACAAATTGAATTTTGGTGTTAGTCcttttaatttggtataattttatctatatatatatatgttataatgtcattagttagtgcAAATACTTAAAATCATTAACTGTTTATGTTAAATTGTTGAtattgatttttccttaaaaatcaTCCTTCCAATAAATAAAATGATCCAATTGGAGGGGGTGTTTTTAAGAAGAGAAAAAGCCATGTTAGCAACATTTTAATCAGAATAGATAAGTATTTGGACTAATCAATGACATCAAAAATAGAAATGCTAAACTGTGTTAAATTAAAGTATGAGGGTTAAATTCAAATTTCGAGCATAGTAAAAGGATCACAATGACAATTTGACCCAAATCATGGGGTAAGAaatggttaaattctactattaatccctctactttgttaaagttatggatttagtccttatacttttatttgatcaattttagtcccaatacttttttaaatttgaaacttTAGTCTTGACCCAAACAATAGTAGTTAAACTTGTTTAGTTAATTTCCACTAAAAATGAGAATAAGTTGAAAGAGATTGAGTATGTTGCCCTTCAACATCCATTAATTTCCACTAAAAATGATGATGAACTTATACATGCTGTTAACTGCTTTGAGTGTttgttgaaagctggactgcaatgcaacatggagccggaagcatgctactgtcgagaccagcagctatcgagctcagctcattttgcttggtgcgcacgaatggttttcagaccaaatgaagcaactgatattgctgttttgttttgatgtaactTAGTTCAGTTTGATTGTAACTAGCTTTAATAGTTAGTTGGATTAAGTTTGTGATTGGATTGATGATGTAAAAGCTGATATGTCAGCttattttgtatttgacttaagcttgtattagtttagtttaagtgggagtagttatgtcattaggtaactgtcaaatgaaccaaaaatttgtaactcttttatatattcaaattttgaatgaaaaatgagTAATGTTCAGTTACAACTTTGCTGAGTATTTAATTTTGTTCATTGCTTTGCTTTTTCTTTGCTTCGATTCTTCTTGCTTCAGTCTTACAAATACAGTTTTGTAACTTTGTTTGAtgtttgctgctgccattgttccaacaaatggtatcatgagCCCGAGTTTTTGAGGGGCCTTTGTATGCAATCTGTTGTGTTCGAATCAAAACCAACAGCAAGTTCAAAATTTGGTAAGATCGAAGCATTTGGATTCAGTCTAGCAGGATGAGTTTCACTCCACCTCCTCCATCTGTGTTCACTGGAGAAAAATATCACATTTGGATAGTCAAAATGAAGACTTACCTCCAGGCACATGATCTCTGGAGTGTGATCGAGAATGAtgctgaaccacctccattgagagccaatcccaccattgcacagatgaggcagcatgctgatgagcgagccaagaagcataaGGCTATGGCCTGCTTGCAAAATGGAGTCTCTGATGTGATATTCACTCGtatcatggcctgtgactcaccaaaacaggcctgggagaagctgaaggaggagttcatggggaCTGACAAGACAAGGCAACAGCAGGTGATCAACCTCAggagaaactttgaaaatttgaggatgaaggagtctgagaccatcaagcagtactcagacaggataatggccattgtcaacagcattaggctcctaggagtggacttcacagatagcagagttgttgaaaaggtcattacaactcttcctgagaaatttgagtcaaaaatctcttcacttgaggactcgaggaacttatc encodes:
- the LOC121214025 gene encoding uncharacterized protein isoform X2 produces the protein MEESNNYGHQHPLLLILNQEQMIHNQSGVTDCSRCGEKVSAPCFCCAELCGFYLHKVCADAPLELNHPFHHDHPLLLMDSHLITKPNYSSGFNCDFCDEEDNKFVYHCSCCELDLHIKCALFTFNIAENNLKELDHVALQHPLISTENGDEELEDYIECFGCREPLAKYTHFSRDCGFNLHEKCAELPFRLNLVCHQEHPLVLQFYSEQLSCKICCLETRRIGFVYGCSPCKFVVHVECASQSPLHTNHEHPFTLFNGHQHPLFLMLNQEQLMDNQKGVTDCSMCGEKVSAPCFCCAEHCGFYLHKVCAKAPLELNHPFHLNHPLLMQNAPYSSGMYICNFCNKSGHKSVYRCSSCELDFHIKCALFTFNIAENNLKELEHVALQHPLIPTENGDEKLKDVSNCFGCREPLANYTRFSPFRGFNLHEKCTEIPFKLNHVWHRKHPLVLQFNSERLSCKICCQVTMRRGFVYGCSPCKFVVHIECASQSPLQVIKSTNHEHPFTLLLRQVPFTCDGCGTEGNHVAYTCGICNIIIHKNCISLPLIIKSKWHDHHLLHTYFHHIEDFRVLNCLRCHDEVNTEHGSYYCSKCNGIFHVKCALKDKDSYEIVENEDETEMPNESSIIVIESNDAGEATKIKHFKHMHNLMSGPFVGGYENSCDGCMLPISDPFYYCSECVFFLHKACAELPKMKNVWHHDCKEPLALISDKAFVCQLCWHISNAFAYECCGCKRKTCLRCVIALTPGARTCLKHEHPLFYYTKHNGKCNACGMTRHWGMAIQGAFCCKDCDFVLHLRCFSLPITARHKCDEHLLSLTHHDDNSYSEHHYCDICEGSRDPNYWFYNCATCDTSAHVYCVLRQYPFLKLRSIYEENDHPHPLTFVKKKYYYPDCDKCGKPCEGMALECSKSECKYIVHWHCVRSISLWD
- the LOC121214025 gene encoding uncharacterized protein isoform X1, whose amino-acid sequence is MEESNNYGHQHPLLLILNQEQMIHNQSGVTDCSRCGEKVSAPCFCCAELCGFYLHKVCADAPLELNHPFHHDHPLLLMDSHLITKPNYSSGFNCDFCDEEDNKFVYHCSCCELDLHIKCALFTFNIAENNLKELDHVALQHPLISTENGDEELEDYIECFGCREPLAKYTHFSRDCGFNLHEKCAELPFRLNLVCHQEHPLVLQFYSEQLSCKICCLETRRIGFVYGCSPCKFVVHVECASQSPLHTNHEHPFTLFNGHQHPLFLMLNQEQLMDNQKGVTDCSMCGEKVSAPCFCCAEHCGFYLHKVCAKAPLELNHPFHLNHPLLMQNAPYSSGMYICNFCNKSGHKSVYRCSSCELDFHIKCALFTFNIAENNLKELEHVALQHPLIPTENGDEKLKDVSNCFGCREPLANYTRFSPFRGFNLHEKCTEIPFKLNHVWHRKHPLVLQFNSERLSCKICCQVTMRRGFVYGCSPCKFVVHIECASQSPLQVIKSTNHEHPFTLLLRQVPFTCDGCGTEGNHVAYTCGICNIIIHKNCISLPLIIKSKWHDHHLLHTYFHHIEDFRVLNCLRCHDEVNTEHGSYYCSKCNGIFHVKCALKDKDSYEIVENEDETEMPNESSIIVIESNDAGEATKIKHFKHMHNLMSGPFVGGYENSCDGCMLPISDPFYYCSECVFFLHKACAELPKMKNVWHHDCKEPLALISDKAFVCQLCWHISNAFAYECCGCKRKTCLRCVIALTPGARTCLKHEHPLFYYTKHNGKCNACGMTRHWGMAIQGAFCCKDCDFVLHLRCFSLPITARHKCDEHLLSLTHHDDNSYSEHHYCDICEQSRNSNRWFYNCATCDTSAHVYCVFRQYPFLKLRSIYEKNDHPHPLTFVMKKYYYPDCDKCDEPCEGMALECSKSECKFIVHWDCVVPTSLWG
- the LOC121214025 gene encoding uncharacterized protein isoform X3 — translated: MFLLCGALWVLSSQGFNCDFCDEEDNKFVYHCSCCELDLHIKCALFTFNIAENNLKELDHVALQHPLISTENGDEELEDYIECFGCREPLAKYTHFSRDCGFNLHEKCAELPFRLNLVCHQEHPLVLQFYSEQLSCKICCLETRRIGFVYGCSPCKFVVHVECASQSPLHTNHEHPFTLFNGHQHPLFLMLNQEQLMDNQKGVTDCSMCGEKVSAPCFCCAEHCGFYLHKVCAKAPLELNHPFHLNHPLLMQNAPYSSGMYICNFCNKSGHKSVYRCSSCELDFHIKCALFTFNIAENNLKELEHVALQHPLIPTENGDEKLKDVSNCFGCREPLANYTRFSPFRGFNLHEKCTEIPFKLNHVWHRKHPLVLQFNSERLSCKICCQVTMRRGFVYGCSPCKFVVHIECASQSPLQVIKSTNHEHPFTLLLRQVPFTCDGCGTEGNHVAYTCGICNIIIHKNCISLPLIIKSKWHDHHLLHTYFHHIEDFRVLNCLRCHDEVNTEHGSYYCSKCNGIFHVKCALKDKDSYEIVENEDETEMPNESSIIVIESNDAGEATKIKHFKHMHNLMSGPFVGGYENSCDGCMLPISDPFYYCSECVFFLHKACAELPKMKNVWHHDCKEPLALISDKAFVCQLCWHISNAFAYECCGCKRKTCLRCVIALTPGARTCLKHEHPLFYYTKHNGKCNACGMTRHWGMAIQGAFCCKDCDFVLHLRCFSLPITARHKCDEHLLSLTHHDDNSYSEHHYCDICEGSRDPNYWFYNCATCDTSAHVYCVLRQYPFLKLRSIYEENDHPHPLTFVKKKYYYPDCDKCGKPCEGMALECSKSECKYIVHWHCVRSISLWD